The following coding sequences lie in one Streptococcus suis genomic window:
- the feoB gene encoding ferrous iron transport protein B, with the protein MTKHIALAGNPNSGKTTLFNLLTGTNQRVGNWPGVTVERKSGTIKKRKHLLIQDLPGIYSLSPYTPEERVARDYLIADQPAAILNVLDATNLERNLYLTLQLLEMGLPIVIALNMTDALKSQGRSINSDQLSYQLGVPVQPISALKKLGISQLLHEVEKITNQQAEPIYPQYDKQFEAGLAQVIDLLSDSIPNHQKRFYAIKLLEQDQVILDQLQLNAQDMLDLTEIIVILEKIYADDMEAIIVNQRYQFIEKITELVTKDSDKTFNLSDNIDRLVTNRFLALPIFAAVMWLTYFLSIQTVGTMGTDWVNDVLFGELVPGLIQENLDRFEIAGWLQSLVLDGIIAGCGAILGFVPQIFVLFVCLGILEDIGYMSRVAFVMDRIFRRFGLSGKSFIPMLISTGCGVPGVMASRTIENEQDRKITIMTATFMPCSAKLPIISLVAGAFFPDNPWIAPSAYFVGMAAIVLSGMALKKTKQLGGVASPFIMELPSYHLPKLSTVLRYAFDKALSFIKRAGTIIFVTNIIIWFSSSYNWSLQMVETDESILASIGRSFSLLFAPLGFGNWRATVAAITGLLAKETVIATFGILYKLGETTEENPELWGLLQQDYTALSAYSFLVFNLLCAPCFAAIGAIHREMREAKWTWIAIGFQTGLAYASSLVIYQVGLVLIYRQLPTVWTFIAIFLIITAIYSLVKKPTNTLPIVTLKTLEKGEY; encoded by the coding sequence ATGACAAAACACATCGCCCTTGCAGGAAATCCAAATAGCGGAAAAACAACTCTTTTCAACCTCCTAACAGGGACCAACCAACGTGTTGGTAACTGGCCCGGAGTCACCGTTGAAAGAAAATCTGGAACGATCAAAAAGCGAAAACATTTACTAATTCAAGATTTACCAGGTATCTACTCGCTGTCTCCCTACACACCAGAAGAACGGGTTGCCAGAGATTATTTGATAGCGGACCAACCAGCTGCTATCCTCAACGTCCTTGATGCAACAAACTTGGAGCGGAATCTCTATCTGACCTTGCAGTTATTAGAAATGGGCCTTCCTATTGTTATCGCCCTCAATATGACAGACGCCCTGAAAAGTCAAGGTCGCTCAATAAACAGCGACCAGCTCTCCTATCAACTGGGAGTTCCTGTACAGCCTATCAGTGCACTAAAAAAGCTAGGTATATCCCAGCTCCTCCATGAAGTAGAAAAAATTACCAATCAACAAGCCGAGCCAATCTATCCTCAGTATGACAAACAATTTGAAGCCGGTCTTGCCCAAGTTATTGACCTATTATCAGATTCCATCCCAAATCATCAAAAACGCTTCTACGCCATTAAGCTACTCGAACAAGATCAAGTCATTCTAGACCAATTGCAACTCAATGCGCAAGACATGCTTGATTTGACCGAAATCATTGTCATTTTGGAAAAAATTTACGCAGACGATATGGAAGCCATTATCGTCAATCAACGCTACCAATTTATCGAGAAAATCACAGAACTGGTCACAAAAGACAGCGATAAGACTTTTAACCTGTCTGATAACATAGACCGACTTGTTACCAATCGTTTTCTTGCCCTCCCTATCTTTGCGGCAGTCATGTGGCTGACCTACTTCCTGTCTATTCAAACGGTTGGTACAATGGGGACTGACTGGGTGAATGATGTCCTCTTCGGAGAGCTTGTTCCAGGCCTTATTCAGGAAAATCTAGATCGATTTGAAATCGCTGGCTGGCTACAATCTCTGGTCCTTGATGGCATTATTGCAGGATGCGGAGCCATTCTAGGTTTTGTACCACAAATTTTCGTCCTCTTCGTCTGCTTGGGAATCTTGGAAGACATCGGCTATATGAGCCGAGTCGCCTTTGTCATGGATAGGATTTTTAGACGCTTTGGTCTATCAGGCAAATCCTTTATTCCCATGTTGATTTCCACAGGCTGTGGCGTTCCTGGAGTCATGGCAAGCCGGACTATTGAAAATGAACAGGACAGAAAAATCACCATTATGACAGCAACCTTCATGCCCTGTTCTGCCAAACTTCCTATCATTTCGCTGGTAGCCGGTGCTTTCTTTCCTGACAATCCTTGGATTGCTCCAAGCGCCTATTTTGTCGGTATGGCTGCCATCGTCCTATCCGGAATGGCACTAAAAAAGACCAAGCAACTTGGTGGAGTCGCAAGCCCCTTTATCATGGAATTACCATCTTATCACTTACCGAAACTCAGTACGGTTCTCCGATATGCATTCGATAAGGCACTTAGTTTTATCAAACGGGCTGGTACCATTATATTTGTGACTAACATCATTATTTGGTTCAGCAGTTCCTATAATTGGTCTTTACAAATGGTAGAAACAGATGAGAGTATCTTAGCCTCCATTGGACGCAGTTTTTCTCTCCTCTTTGCCCCACTTGGTTTCGGAAATTGGCGAGCAACTGTTGCAGCCATTACAGGTCTCTTAGCCAAGGAAACCGTCATTGCCACCTTTGGTATCCTCTATAAATTAGGAGAAACAACCGAAGAAAATCCCGAACTCTGGGGGCTTTTACAACAAGACTATACAGCGTTATCAGCCTACTCCTTCCTAGTCTTCAATCTCCTCTGTGCCCCTTGTTTTGCGGCTATTGGTGCTATTCACCGTGAAATGAGAGAAGCCAAGTGGACATGGATTGCTATCGGTTTCCAAACAGGTTTAGCCTATGCAAGTAGTTTGGTTATCTATCAGGTTGGTCTTGTACTTATCTACAGACAATTACCAACCGTCTGGACATTTATCGCTATCTTTCTAATTATCACAGCCATCTACAGCCTAGTGAAAAAACCAACCAACACTCTTCCAATCGTCACGCTAAAAACATTAGAAAAAGGAGAATATTAA
- a CDS encoding FeoB-associated Cys-rich membrane protein — MPTLILFLIIVILFSLAIRSLIKGKESCGDCSCDCAIKQEMNESSHHRHP; from the coding sequence ATGCCCACACTTATCCTCTTTCTCATCATCGTCATCTTATTTTCTCTTGCTATTCGCAGTCTCATCAAAGGAAAAGAATCCTGCGGAGATTGTTCCTGCGACTGTGCTATTAAGCAAGAAATGAACGAATCTTCTCACCATAGACATCCATAA
- a CDS encoding ABC transporter permease: protein MDTMSNRFFRHFIESLKSLKRNGWMTIAAISSVAITLTLVGLFASVILNTAKLASDLEQNVRINVYLRANSTDQAETIVNEAGETVANPDYQKVYNQITAIENVQSVTYSSKDEQLQKLTATLGDTWNLFQGDANPLYDAYIIDTTEPQYVKTVAAEIAKIDGVTEVRDGEVETERIFKLANLVRTWGLAATGLLLFTAVFLISNTIRITIISRSREIQIMRLVGAKNSYIRGPFLWEGAWVGLLGAILPSVLVYSLYKMIYTSVNASLASQDLSLISMNVFVPGMIGALFVIGIIIGSLGSVISMNRYLKI, encoded by the coding sequence ATGGATACGATGAGTAATCGATTTTTTAGACACTTTATTGAGTCATTGAAGAGTTTGAAGCGAAATGGTTGGATGACGATTGCAGCCATTTCATCTGTAGCCATTACCCTTACCTTGGTTGGTCTATTTGCTTCAGTTATTTTGAACACAGCAAAGCTCGCTTCGGATTTGGAACAGAATGTACGTATCAATGTGTATTTGAGAGCGAACTCAACTGATCAAGCTGAGACGATTGTGAACGAAGCAGGAGAGACGGTAGCTAATCCAGATTATCAAAAGGTGTACAATCAGATTACAGCCATAGAAAATGTACAATCTGTTACTTATTCAAGTAAGGATGAACAGTTGCAGAAATTAACAGCTACCTTGGGAGATACTTGGAACCTATTCCAAGGAGATGCCAATCCACTTTACGATGCTTATATCATTGATACGACTGAACCGCAGTATGTAAAAACTGTTGCAGCAGAGATTGCTAAAATTGATGGTGTTACAGAGGTACGCGATGGGGAAGTTGAAACGGAACGTATTTTTAAATTAGCTAATCTAGTTCGTACATGGGGATTGGCAGCAACTGGCTTATTGCTGTTTACTGCTGTTTTCTTGATTTCCAATACTATTCGGATTACCATTATTTCTCGTAGCCGTGAAATTCAGATTATGCGTCTGGTTGGTGCTAAAAACAGTTATATCCGTGGACCATTCCTCTGGGAAGGTGCCTGGGTAGGTCTCCTCGGAGCTATTTTGCCTTCTGTTTTAGTCTATTCTCTTTATAAGATGATCTATACTTCAGTAAATGCTAGTCTTGCTAGTCAAGATTTGTCTCTGATTAGTATGAATGTCTTTGTTCCAGGAATGATTGGCGCACTTTTTGTAATTGGTATTATTATTGGTTCCTTGGGATCAGTCATTTCCATGAACCGCTACTTAAAAATTTAA
- the ftsE gene encoding cell division ATP-binding protein FtsE, whose product MGIIEMKDVSKKYGNGTTALRGVSVNVEAGEFAYIVGPSGAGKSTFIKLLYREEKLDKGSLKVGKFDLAKIKKRDVPLLRRSVGVVFQDYKLLPKKTVFENIAYAMEVIGEKPRNIKKRVMEVLDLVGLKHKIRSFPNELSGGEQQRIAIARAIVNNPKVLIADEPTGNLDPENSWEIMNLLERINLQGTTILMATHNSQIVNTLRHRVIAIEDGRVVRDEAEGEYGYDE is encoded by the coding sequence ATGGGAATAATAGAAATGAAAGACGTTTCCAAAAAATATGGAAACGGAACGACTGCCCTTCGCGGAGTATCAGTCAATGTTGAAGCGGGAGAATTTGCCTACATTGTAGGTCCTTCTGGTGCAGGTAAGTCAACTTTTATCAAACTCTTGTATCGGGAGGAAAAGCTCGATAAGGGGAGTCTAAAGGTTGGTAAGTTTGACCTTGCAAAAATTAAAAAGAGAGATGTTCCTCTTCTACGTCGTAGTGTAGGAGTGGTTTTCCAAGACTACAAACTCTTACCTAAAAAGACTGTCTTTGAAAATATTGCCTATGCCATGGAAGTTATCGGTGAAAAACCACGGAATATCAAGAAACGTGTAATGGAAGTTTTAGATTTGGTTGGTTTGAAGCACAAAATTCGTTCTTTCCCAAATGAACTTTCAGGTGGTGAGCAACAGCGGATTGCTATTGCCCGTGCCATTGTAAATAATCCTAAAGTATTGATTGCTGATGAACCAACTGGTAACTTGGACCCTGAAAACTCTTGGGAAATCATGAATCTATTGGAGCGAATTAACTTACAGGGGACAACGATTTTGATGGCGACACACAATAGTCAGATTGTAAATACACTTCGTCACCGTGTTATTGCGATTGAAGATGGTCGTGTAGTACGTGATGAAGCGGAAGGAGAATATGGATACGATGAGTAA
- a CDS encoding peptide chain release factor 2 (programmed frameshift): MDTAEIRQKIEELGKKLTSFRGSLDLEGLEEEIAILENKMTEPDFWNDNLAAQKTSQELNELKNTYGNFHQMLDLYDESEILLDFLAEDESVRDELVEKLAELDKTMTAYEMTLLLSEPYDHNNAILEIHPGSGGTEAQDWGEMLLRMYQRYGNAKGFTVETLDYQAGDEAGIKSVTLSFTGPNAYGLLKSEMGVHRLVRISPFDSAKRRHTSFTSVEVMPELDDTIEIEIRDDEVKMDTFRSGGAGGQNVNKVSTGVRLTHIPTGIVTQSTVDRTQYGNRDRAMKLLQAKLYQLEQEKKAAEVDSLKGDKKEITWGSQIRSYVFTPYTMVKDHRTGYEVAQVDKVMDGDLDGFIDAYLKWRIS; encoded by the exons ATGGATACAGCAGAAATTCGCCAAAAGATTGAAGAACTTGGCAAAAAATTAACTTCTTTTAGGGGGTCTCTT GACTTAGAAGGTCTGGAAGAAGAGATTGCCATTCTTGAGAACAAGATGACGGAGCCAGATTTCTGGAATGATAATTTGGCAGCCCAGAAGACGTCTCAGGAGTTGAATGAATTAAAAAACACCTACGGAAATTTCCATCAGATGTTGGATTTATATGATGAATCTGAAATTTTGCTAGATTTTCTAGCAGAAGATGAGTCTGTTCGGGATGAGTTGGTTGAAAAGTTAGCGGAATTGGACAAAACCATGACTGCTTACGAAATGACCTTGCTCTTGTCAGAACCCTATGATCACAATAACGCTATCTTGGAAATCCATCCAGGTTCGGGTGGTACCGAGGCACAAGACTGGGGAGAAATGCTTCTGCGGATGTATCAGCGTTATGGAAATGCCAAAGGTTTTACAGTAGAAACATTGGATTATCAAGCTGGTGATGAGGCAGGTATTAAGTCCGTAACTCTAAGCTTTACTGGGCCAAACGCCTATGGCTTGCTTAAGTCAGAAATGGGTGTTCATCGTCTGGTGCGAATCTCACCTTTTGACTCAGCTAAGCGTCGTCATACTTCCTTTACATCTGTAGAGGTAATGCCTGAGTTGGACGATACCATTGAAATTGAAATCCGAGATGATGAAGTCAAGATGGATACCTTCCGTTCAGGTGGTGCTGGTGGACAGAACGTCAACAAGGTCTCAACGGGTGTTCGATTGACGCACATTCCGACAGGGATTGTGACTCAGTCCACAGTTGACCGTACTCAGTATGGAAACCGAGACCGTGCAATGAAACTCTTGCAGGCTAAATTGTATCAATTGGAGCAGGAGAAGAAGGCTGCAGAGGTCGACTCACTCAAGGGTGACAAGAAAGAGATCACTTGGGGAAGTCAGATTCGTTCTTATGTCTTTACACCTTATACAATGGTAAAAGACCACCGTACTGGTTATGAGGTGGCTCAAGTCGATAAGGTTATGGACGGAGACTTGGACGGCTTTATAGATGCTTATTTAAAATGGCGAATTAGCTAA
- the queG gene encoding tRNA epoxyqueuosine(34) reductase QueG, with translation MNIKEEIIKLSQEIGISKIGFTTADDFAYLEKSLRASQEEGRSSGFEHKNIEERIRPKLSLESAKTIISIAVAYPRHLPVKPQKTQYKRGKITPSSWGLDYHYILQDKMERLARGIEKLTDGLEYKAMVDTGALVDTAVARRAGIGFIGKNGLVISKEFGSYMFLGELVTNLDIEPDQPVDYDCGDCNRCVAACPTSCLLGDTTMNARRCLSFQTQDKGMMDLEFRKKIKTVIYGCDICQICCPYNKGISSPPVVEIDPDLAEPELIPFLDLSNGQFKEKFGMIAGSWRGKNILQRNAIIALANSNDRSAIPKLLEIIDKKQNPVHMATAIWALGQLVKQPNDEMVSFIAGISSDNDDVIAEQTAFLNMVKDLQM, from the coding sequence ATGAATATCAAAGAAGAGATTATTAAATTATCTCAGGAAATCGGAATCTCGAAGATTGGTTTTACAACGGCTGATGATTTTGCTTATTTGGAGAAATCACTTCGTGCTAGTCAGGAAGAGGGGCGTTCGTCAGGATTTGAACACAAGAATATCGAAGAACGTATCCGTCCCAAACTGTCGTTAGAATCTGCCAAAACCATCATTTCTATCGCGGTAGCTTACCCTCGACATTTGCCTGTCAAACCGCAGAAGACCCAATACAAACGTGGGAAGATTACCCCTAGTTCATGGGGGCTTGATTACCACTATATCTTGCAAGATAAGATGGAGCGTTTGGCACGGGGAATTGAGAAACTGACGGATGGTTTGGAATACAAGGCTATGGTAGATACAGGAGCTTTGGTGGATACAGCGGTCGCTCGTCGTGCAGGAATTGGCTTTATCGGGAAGAATGGGCTAGTCATTTCTAAGGAATTTGGTTCCTATATGTTTCTAGGGGAACTGGTGACTAACCTGGACATCGAACCAGATCAGCCAGTCGACTACGACTGTGGGGACTGTAATCGTTGTGTTGCAGCCTGTCCGACGTCTTGTCTATTAGGTGATACGACCATGAATGCCCGTCGTTGCTTGTCCTTTCAGACCCAGGATAAGGGTATGATGGACTTGGAGTTTCGTAAGAAAATCAAGACGGTCATCTATGGTTGTGATATTTGCCAGATTTGTTGTCCTTACAACAAGGGAATTTCCAGTCCACCTGTGGTGGAGATTGACCCTGATTTGGCTGAGCCTGAGCTGATTCCATTCTTGGACTTATCAAATGGACAATTCAAGGAAAAATTTGGTATGATTGCTGGCTCTTGGCGGGGAAAAAATATTCTCCAGCGCAATGCCATCATTGCCTTAGCTAATAGCAATGACCGCTCTGCCATTCCCAAACTCTTAGAAATCATCGATAAGAAACAAAATCCTGTCCACATGGCGACAGCTATCTGGGCCTTGGGGCAATTGGTCAAACAGCCCAATGATGAGATGGTTTCCTTTATCGCAGGTATTTCATCAGACAATGATGATGTCATAGCAGAGCAAACGGCCTTTCTCAACATGGTCAAGGACTTGCAAATGTGA
- a CDS encoding VanZ family protein, with translation MQTKKMSMFLFFAYLLLLTWMIVFKMDLSIVYGRYGYASINLIPFAGTAVYDGVLDFPEILFNIVSFIPFGIYMEMLFRKASWVANLCLIMLVSLCFEVLQYLLLLGVADITDLLANGLGGAIGINIMYVLTSIWREKAYVRMNIFCFALTFFVILITHLAM, from the coding sequence ATGCAGACAAAGAAAATGAGTATGTTTTTATTTTTTGCCTATCTCCTTTTACTTACTTGGATGATTGTCTTTAAGATGGACTTGAGTATCGTATATGGACGCTATGGTTATGCTAGTATAAACTTAATTCCGTTTGCAGGAACAGCGGTCTATGATGGAGTGCTGGATTTTCCAGAAATTCTATTTAATATTGTAAGTTTTATTCCCTTTGGTATTTATATGGAAATGCTATTTCGCAAGGCATCGTGGGTGGCTAATCTATGTTTGATTATGTTAGTGAGTCTCTGCTTTGAGGTTCTGCAATATCTTCTTTTACTTGGGGTTGCAGATATAACTGATTTACTGGCTAACGGCTTAGGGGGAGCAATCGGTATTAATATCATGTATGTCTTGACCAGTATTTGGCGGGAGAAGGCCTATGTTCGTATGAATATTTTTTGTTTTGCGCTAACGTTTTTTGTTATATTAATAACTCATTTAGCTATGTAG
- a CDS encoding IS4 family transposase — protein MLDQIKAHLLDSINDIVSSANQFVLHPEKDFSRQSQLTMKTMIQAILTMGGNTLSKELLDLHLPVTQSAFVQRRYQIKHQAFKTLFRDITSKIPISDNLPILAVDGSDVILPRNRFDKTTSFQTGPHHTPYNLIHINALYNLEQEMYHDLRIQDNREVDERAAFIDMMKNSSFKQALVIMDRGYESYNVMAHCQERNWSYIIRIRDGNHSMKSGFNLPDTPCFDEAFDLNICRKQTNDMKELYRDFPNQYHFLPHNASFDFLLNSSRKSDPVQFYELHFRMVRLEIKPGFFETLVTNTDYSPEKLKDLYAYRWGIETSFRDLKYSIGLTHFHAKKKEGILQEIYARFINFNVCKWLTSHVTIKTSKLKQTYKICFSDAVYACRKFLRNKLTSFQLETYIAKHLSIIRPNRTLQRKIKSKAPVSFTYRVT, from the coding sequence ATGCTAGATCAGATTAAAGCTCATTTACTTGATAGTATTAACGACATCGTTTCTAGTGCCAATCAGTTTGTGCTTCATCCTGAAAAAGATTTTAGTCGGCAAAGTCAGCTAACGATGAAAACCATGATTCAAGCCATACTGACCATGGGAGGCAATACCTTATCTAAAGAGTTACTTGACTTACATTTACCAGTTACCCAATCTGCCTTTGTTCAACGGCGGTATCAGATTAAACACCAAGCTTTTAAAACACTTTTTAGGGATATTACTTCTAAAATTCCAATCTCTGATAATCTCCCTATCCTGGCTGTTGATGGCAGTGATGTGATTCTACCAAGAAATCGTTTTGATAAAACGACCTCTTTTCAAACTGGACCACATCACACTCCTTACAATCTCATTCATATTAATGCTCTCTACAATCTCGAACAAGAGATGTATCATGATTTACGGATCCAAGATAATCGAGAGGTTGATGAACGTGCGGCTTTTATTGATATGATGAAGAACTCTTCTTTCAAACAAGCTCTGGTAATAATGGATAGGGGGTATGAATCCTACAATGTCATGGCTCACTGCCAAGAAAGAAATTGGTCCTATATTATTCGTATTCGTGACGGGAATCATTCTATGAAATCAGGATTTAACCTCCCTGACACCCCTTGTTTTGATGAGGCATTTGACCTAAACATCTGTCGCAAACAAACCAATGACATGAAAGAACTGTATCGAGACTTCCCTAATCAGTATCATTTTTTACCTCATAATGCTTCCTTTGACTTTTTACTAAACTCTAGCCGAAAAAGCGACCCAGTTCAGTTTTACGAACTTCATTTTCGAATGGTGCGTCTCGAAATCAAGCCAGGTTTCTTTGAAACTTTGGTGACAAACACCGATTATTCTCCAGAAAAATTAAAAGATCTCTATGCCTACAGATGGGGCATAGAGACCAGTTTTCGTGACCTAAAATACAGTATCGGTCTGACTCATTTTCATGCAAAAAAGAAGGAAGGGATTCTCCAAGAAATCTACGCTCGCTTTATCAATTTTAATGTTTGTAAATGGCTAACCTCACACGTTACCATTAAAACATCAAAGTTAAAACAGACTTATAAAATTTGTTTTTCAGACGCTGTTTATGCCTGTCGAAAATTTCTTAGAAACAAACTCACTTCCTTCCAATTAGAAACCTACATTGCCAAGCATTTATCCATCATCCGACCCAATCGAACGCTCCAAAGAAAGATAAAAAGCAAGGCACCTGTAAGCTTCACTTATAGAGTAACATAA
- a CDS encoding glucosaminidase, translating to MTDSQRRFINTIAPAAQVVSKTSGILPSVMVAQAILESGWGSSTLAKQANNYFGIKADSSWKGKTITIPTTEYRNGVSRTENAVFRAYDSPTASLSDYSKFFTSTPWRTKNYQQFRQSRTYIEAVNALQKSGYATDPNYANKLKSLIERYQLHSYDYILISD from the coding sequence ATGACTGATTCACAGCGTCGCTTCATCAATACAATTGCTCCAGCAGCCCAAGTAGTTTCAAAAACATCAGGTATCTTACCAAGTGTTATGGTCGCACAAGCGATTTTAGAAAGTGGATGGGGTAGCTCTACATTAGCCAAACAAGCAAACAACTATTTTGGAATAAAAGCTGATTCGAGTTGGAAAGGAAAAACTATTACAATACCAACAACTGAGTATAGAAATGGGGTTTCTAGAACTGAGAATGCAGTTTTTAGAGCTTATGATTCACCAACTGCTAGTTTGAGCGACTATAGCAAATTCTTCACTTCAACCCCTTGGCGAACAAAAAATTATCAACAATTTAGACAGTCTCGTACCTATATTGAAGCTGTAAATGCACTCCAAAAGTCAGGCTACGCAACTGATCCAAATTATGCTAATAAATTGAAGTCACTTATTGAGAGATACCAACTTCATTCTTATGATTATATATTGATTTCAGACTAA
- a CDS encoding IS110 family transposase, whose amino-acid sequence MFHFTTLFIGMDVHKESFSLCYYDMMANQFKHSTKVGPNVSYIVNYVNELRRLYGQDAEVLCGYEAGCLGFTLYHQLQAHGIPCIVMAPTTVMKEGSKRVKTDKKDAAQLAKALAFRSYRPVHIPTVEDEQVKEYIRMRTDHKVALKKIKQQILAFCLRHDFRYTEGSSNWTQKHVRWLRSLKPEGLYAEILTEYLLTYEKLVDQIERYDARIEQLGQSDSYQEKVSRLSCFIGIKTLTALSIVTEIGDFNRFATAQHFASYLGLTPSENSSGDKERRGAITKAGNSHVRRLLIEAAQSLAKGTIGYKSKELKRRQSGNRVEVIAYADKANERLRRRYRTLVLGKNKKQNVAKTAIARELSGFIWGMMTGRIA is encoded by the coding sequence ATGTTTCATTTTACCACACTTTTCATCGGAATGGATGTTCACAAAGAAAGTTTTTCACTCTGCTATTATGATATGATGGCGAATCAATTCAAACATAGCACTAAAGTTGGTCCAAATGTTAGCTATATTGTGAACTATGTGAATGAGCTTCGTCGTTTATATGGTCAAGATGCAGAAGTGTTATGTGGCTACGAAGCCGGATGTCTTGGATTTACCCTATATCACCAGCTACAAGCTCACGGGATTCCCTGTATCGTGATGGCGCCTACAACGGTGATGAAGGAAGGATCTAAGCGTGTTAAGACTGATAAAAAAGATGCAGCTCAGCTCGCAAAAGCTCTGGCCTTTCGTAGCTATCGGCCTGTTCATATTCCTACTGTTGAGGATGAACAAGTCAAAGAATATATCCGCATGAGAACAGACCACAAAGTGGCTCTGAAGAAAATCAAACAACAAATTCTTGCCTTCTGTCTCCGACATGATTTTCGCTATACCGAGGGAAGCAGTAATTGGACACAGAAACATGTTCGCTGGCTCCGTTCCCTAAAACCTGAGGGACTTTACGCAGAGATTTTGACAGAATATCTATTGACCTATGAGAAATTAGTAGATCAAATAGAACGGTATGATGCACGAATTGAGCAACTGGGTCAAAGCGACAGTTATCAAGAGAAGGTCTCACGGCTTTCTTGCTTTATTGGCATTAAAACACTAACTGCTCTTTCCATTGTGACAGAAATCGGTGATTTTAATCGCTTTGCGACAGCTCAACATTTTGCTTCTTATCTTGGGCTAACTCCTAGCGAAAATTCTAGCGGCGACAAGGAGAGAAGAGGTGCTATCACCAAAGCTGGGAATAGCCATGTGAGACGACTTCTGATAGAAGCTGCACAATCATTGGCTAAGGGGACGATTGGGTATAAATCCAAAGAATTGAAACGGAGACAAAGTGGAAACCGAGTGGAGGTGATTGCTTATGCGGATAAGGCTAATGAACGCTTAAGAAGACGTTATCGCACACTTGTTCTAGGAAAAAATAAGAAACAAAATGTTGCTAAAACAGCTATTGCACGAGAATTGTCTGGTTTTATTTGGGGGATGATGACAGGAAGAATAGCTTGA
- a CDS encoding IS30 family transposase, whose product MQGHYTPKGKHLTIDNRRLIERWKLENKSNREIAGLLGKAPQTIHNEIKRGTTLQQVRKGVYKKVYSADYAQTVYHSNRKRSVKKIILTKEMKEKILHYHKQKFSPEMIVKKKQVKVGISTIYYWFHNGHLGLKKSDMLYPRKGKGGKKQASPNFKPAGKSIEERPEVINLRLENGHYEIDTVLLTRAKNQCLLVLTDRRSRHQIIRLIPSKTAEAVNQALRLLLAEYHILSITADNGSEFKRLSEVFPEEHIYYAHPYSSWERGSNENHNRLIRRWLPKGTKKTTPKEVAFIENWINNYPKKCLDYKSPSEFLLGG is encoded by the coding sequence ATGCAAGGACATTATACCCCAAAAGGGAAACATTTGACAATAGATAACCGTCGCTTGATTGAGCGGTGGAAACTTGAAAATAAGTCAAATCGTGAAATTGCAGGCTTGTTAGGAAAGGCGCCTCAAACGATTCATAATGAAATCAAGCGTGGGACAACCTTACAACAAGTGCGAAAAGGGGTCTACAAAAAAGTTTATTCTGCTGATTATGCACAAACTGTTTACCATTCCAATCGAAAACGGTCGGTTAAAAAGATAATCCTAACGAAAGAAATGAAAGAGAAGATTTTACACTATCATAAGCAAAAATTTTCACCTGAAATGATAGTGAAGAAGAAGCAAGTGAAAGTAGGTATTTCAACCATCTACTATTGGTTTCATAATGGTCATTTAGGATTGAAGAAATCGGACATGCTTTATCCTAGAAAAGGGAAAGGTGGCAAGAAGCAAGCTAGTCCGAACTTTAAGCCAGCTGGTAAATCAATCGAAGAGCGACCAGAGGTCATCAATCTTCGATTGGAAAACGGTCATTATGAAATTGATACAGTTCTACTAACCAGAGCGAAAAATCAGTGTCTTTTAGTCTTAACCGACCGACGAAGTAGACACCAAATCATAAGATTAATTCCAAGTAAAACTGCTGAAGCTGTCAATCAGGCACTTAGGTTACTATTGGCTGAGTATCATATTTTATCAATAACTGCAGATAATGGTTCGGAGTTCAAACGATTGTCTGAGGTATTTCCTGAGGAACATATCTACTATGCACATCCCTACTCTTCATGGGAAAGAGGTTCAAATGAAAACCATAATCGATTGATTCGGAGATGGTTACCTAAAGGAACCAAGAAAACGACTCCGAAAGAAGTAGCTTTTATCGAAAATTGGATTAACAACTACCCTAAAAAATGCTTGGACTACAAGTCGCCAAGTGAATTTCTTTTGGGTGGCTAA